A stretch of Sulfuricurvum sp. DNA encodes these proteins:
- a CDS encoding OmpA family protein: protein MKRTSISLLMAGFLFIGCAESGLTKAQTGALIGGLAGAVAGKSTSNHSNKRAVIGGAVGALAGYGIGAYMDKQQADLNQELKGSGVQVDRQGNNINLNMPGGITFDTAQANIKPNFTSVLDDIANIMSKYPETKIEVQGHTDNVGSDTNNLTLSQLRAQSVATYLTSHGVDSSRIKSVGYGESMPKASNDTPAGRESNRRVEIKIVPNPA, encoded by the coding sequence ATGAAACGAACTTCAATATCTCTCCTCATGGCAGGCTTTTTATTCATCGGATGCGCTGAAAGCGGTCTTACCAAAGCGCAAACAGGTGCCCTCATTGGAGGCTTAGCAGGTGCTGTAGCAGGTAAAAGTACTAGCAACCATAGCAATAAGCGCGCCGTTATCGGTGGAGCAGTCGGTGCACTTGCTGGATACGGCATTGGTGCCTATATGGACAAACAACAAGCTGATTTAAATCAAGAGCTTAAAGGGAGTGGTGTCCAAGTAGACCGTCAAGGAAATAACATTAATCTCAATATGCCTGGTGGAATTACATTTGATACGGCACAAGCAAATATCAAACCTAACTTCACATCGGTTTTAGATGATATTGCTAATATCATGAGCAAATATCCGGAAACTAAGATTGAAGTTCAAGGGCATACCGATAATGTAGGAAGTGATACAAACAACCTTACTCTCTCTCAATTACGTGCACAAAGTGTTGCTACCTACCTCACCTCACACGGCGTAGACTCTTCCCGTATTAAATCGGTCGGATATGGTGAGAGTATGCCAAAAGCGTCTAACGATACACCAGCAGGTCGTGAATCTAACCGACGTGTTGAAATTAAAATCGTTCCAAATCCTGCATAA
- a CDS encoding DUF2442 domain-containing protein, which yields MIWLVDAVYRGDYRVFVRFNDGKESEIDLENYIKSKNDETVFAPLKELDVFQTVHFDSDLDTIVWVNGADIAPERLYEMAG from the coding sequence ATGATTTGGTTAGTTGATGCCGTATATCGTGGTGATTATCGAGTATTCGTCCGTTTTAATGACGGTAAAGAATCAGAAATTGATTTAGAAAATTATATCAAATCAAAAAACGACGAGACCGTTTTTGCTCCATTAAAAGAGTTAGACGTTTTTCAAACGGTTCATTTTGATAGTGATTTAGACACGATTGTGTGGGTAAATGGTGCTGATATTGCACCTGAACGACTGTATGAGATGGCTGGGTGA
- a CDS encoding HAMP domain-containing sensor histidine kinase → MNDNFYALKNAFIYTMLVAALLLVPTYLYVTYMKYVTEIQYEFKLKRQSHLIIRSMEEFDPKEKQNFEYPRFRSFQSGLYDIHFNPIFTLIKAPLEEQKVGYHIQNGYAYQVIALPDGRYFDASYLVVGGEISYARIYQDVVMILLATAALFFVLSLFFLDRFALPFQRLNKRLDQFIKDSMHEINTPLSIINVNIDLYHRSNPVNKYLQRIKAATKTLSTLYNDMDYLIKNERLSFEYETIDLSRFLRERCDYFHEVAALKNIVIDPSIEEKIEIVFNPTQLQRIIDNNLSNAIKYSNEEGKIEVILERNLEGCVLRFRDDGVGIEDVNRIFERYYRENQDKGGFGIGLNIVKSIIDKAGIELQIDSVYGEGSTFSYTFTPPIYISA, encoded by the coding sequence TTGAACGATAATTTTTACGCCCTTAAAAATGCGTTTATCTATACGATGTTGGTTGCAGCATTACTGCTCGTCCCCACCTATCTCTATGTCACCTATATGAAATATGTTACCGAGATACAATACGAATTTAAGCTCAAACGGCAATCGCATCTCATAATCCGTTCAATGGAAGAGTTTGATCCTAAAGAGAAGCAAAATTTTGAGTACCCAAGATTTCGTTCTTTTCAATCGGGATTGTATGACATCCATTTTAACCCGATTTTTACGTTGATAAAAGCTCCATTGGAGGAGCAAAAAGTGGGATATCATATTCAAAACGGATATGCCTATCAAGTGATTGCACTTCCTGATGGGCGTTATTTTGATGCGTCGTATCTGGTGGTCGGCGGAGAAATCTCGTATGCTCGTATATATCAAGATGTGGTGATGATTTTGTTGGCTACGGCCGCTTTATTTTTTGTGTTGTCACTCTTTTTTCTCGATCGCTTTGCTCTACCGTTTCAGCGTCTTAATAAACGGTTGGATCAGTTTATCAAAGACTCGATGCATGAGATTAATACGCCACTTTCCATTATAAACGTCAATATCGATCTCTATCACCGCTCTAATCCGGTGAATAAATATCTCCAACGGATTAAAGCGGCGACCAAAACCCTCTCGACTCTTTATAACGATATGGATTATCTCATCAAAAACGAGCGCCTCTCTTTTGAATATGAAACAATCGATTTGAGCCGATTTCTGAGAGAACGGTGTGACTATTTTCACGAAGTGGCGGCGTTGAAAAACATTGTGATTGATCCGAGTATCGAGGAGAAGATTGAGATTGTATTTAATCCGACGCAGTTACAGCGTATTATCGATAATAACCTCTCCAATGCGATTAAGTATTCGAATGAAGAGGGAAAAATCGAAGTGATATTGGAACGCAATCTTGAGGGGTGTGTGTTACGATTCCGAGATGACGGTGTCGGGATCGAAGACGTCAATCGAATCTTTGAACGCTATTATCGTGAAAATCAGGATAAGGGGGGGTTCGGTATCGGGTTGAATATCGTCAAATCGATTATCGATAAAGCGGGGATTGAGCTTCAAATCGACTCCGTATACGGCGAGGGGAGTACCTTTTCGTATACGTTTACTCCGCCGATTTATATTTCTGCATAA
- the nadA gene encoding quinolinate synthase NadA: MKTTAEEYKQKIMDLKNRLSVTVVAHFYQRDEVFEMGDITGDSLELAKRTMADDKEFVVFCGVGFMGQSVKILSPHKRVVMPKIACCAMAKMIDGLYYDQSIQKLEDAGIKAENILPITYINSDAAVKARVGKMGGMVCTSSNAKTIITNALAEGKKILFVPDRCLGQNIANMMGLKSCVLGDGTDPKEADIICYDGFCSVHQLFSVDDIEFYRNKYPGILIAVHPECDPAICDRADFVGSTSQLIKYITELPAEQKVAVGTEFNMVNRLRPSNTYILSSTKPECPTMNETTLEDLYNTLKAIEDGEPINEIFVDEDTAYWAKIALERMMAL; this comes from the coding sequence TTGAAAACTACCGCAGAAGAATATAAACAAAAAATTATGGATTTAAAAAATCGTCTCAGTGTCACTGTAGTGGCGCACTTTTATCAACGTGATGAAGTGTTTGAGATGGGGGATATTACGGGTGATTCGTTAGAACTGGCGAAACGGACGATGGCGGATGATAAAGAGTTTGTCGTGTTTTGCGGTGTCGGATTTATGGGACAAAGTGTCAAAATCCTCAGCCCCCACAAACGGGTTGTAATGCCGAAAATCGCCTGTTGCGCGATGGCAAAAATGATTGATGGATTGTATTATGACCAATCGATTCAAAAACTCGAAGATGCAGGGATCAAAGCGGAAAACATCCTCCCGATCACCTATATCAACTCTGATGCGGCGGTAAAAGCTCGCGTCGGAAAAATGGGTGGAATGGTGTGCACCAGCTCCAATGCCAAAACGATTATTACCAATGCACTCGCAGAAGGTAAAAAAATCCTTTTCGTCCCTGATCGCTGTTTAGGACAAAATATCGCCAATATGATGGGACTCAAATCGTGCGTACTCGGTGATGGAACCGATCCCAAAGAAGCCGATATCATTTGCTACGACGGATTTTGCTCCGTCCATCAGCTCTTTAGCGTCGATGACATCGAGTTTTACCGCAACAAATATCCCGGAATTTTGATCGCTGTCCACCCTGAATGTGATCCTGCTATTTGTGACCGTGCCGATTTCGTCGGATCGACTTCGCAACTTATCAAATACATCACCGAACTCCCCGCAGAGCAAAAAGTGGCGGTAGGGACGGAGTTTAACATGGTCAACCGCCTCCGCCCATCCAATACGTATATCCTCTCCTCGACCAAGCCCGAATGTCCGACGATGAACGAGACGACATTGGAAGATTTGTACAATACGCTCAAAGCGATTGAGGACGGTGAACCGATTAATGAGATTTTTGTCGATGAAGATACGGCATATTGGGCGAAAATCGCATTAGAGAGAATGATGGCGTTATAG
- a CDS encoding DUF4160 domain-containing protein, which translates to MPEVSRFLGIIISFYYDEHNPPHFHVKYNEYRASFLIHELKIQEGNLPKKVVSLVLEWAYDHRDELLADWELARAGKEPQKIEPLV; encoded by the coding sequence ATGCCAGAAGTGAGCCGTTTTTTAGGGATCATCATCTCATTTTACTATGATGAACACAACCCTCCTCATTTTCATGTAAAATACAATGAATATCGAGCAAGTTTCCTCATCCATGAGTTAAAAATTCAAGAAGGAAATTTACCCAAAAAAGTTGTTTCTTTGGTTCTTGAATGGGCTTATGATCATCGTGATGAATTGCTTGCGGATTGGGAACTTGCCCGAGCAGGTAAAGAACCACAAAAAATAGAACCTTTGGTATAG
- the flhB gene encoding flagellar biosynthesis protein FlhB, with product MADDQEKTEEPTAKKLEDAREEGNVPRSQDTAGVIVLFVAILALLMLLPFISEHLLALVRYYFSLMNKPLEEVNLVDIAFVTFKEFLIMVLPITIIIAVAGVAGTVAQIGFNFTTKPLSPNFSKLDPIAGLKNMLSMQKVLEALKITFKSFAAMGVGFLFFWAYMKELPTVALFGLWDQMAWFKEKAIVLASVMLIVLFLFAMIDLFLTRKHYFDKLKMSLQEIKDEMKNMEGDPHVKAKIRQIQMQAARKRMMSAIPTADVVITNPTHYAVAIKYDETKHFAPVVVAKGVDNIAIQIKKIARENGVHVVQNPPLARSLYKEVEIDHPIPELMFAAVAEVLAYVYKMGKKKKENV from the coding sequence GTGGCTGACGATCAAGAAAAGACCGAGGAACCCACCGCCAAGAAGCTCGAAGACGCCAGAGAGGAGGGGAATGTCCCTCGGAGTCAAGATACGGCGGGGGTTATTGTCCTTTTTGTGGCGATTTTAGCACTCTTAATGCTTCTCCCTTTTATTTCTGAGCACCTTTTAGCGTTGGTTCGATACTATTTTTCGTTGATGAATAAGCCTTTGGAAGAGGTCAATTTGGTCGATATCGCGTTTGTGACATTCAAAGAGTTTTTAATTATGGTGTTACCGATAACGATTATCATCGCGGTTGCTGGGGTTGCGGGGACGGTTGCTCAGATAGGGTTTAATTTTACTACCAAGCCCCTCTCTCCCAATTTCTCGAAACTCGATCCGATTGCGGGATTAAAAAATATGCTCAGTATGCAAAAAGTGCTCGAAGCCCTCAAAATCACTTTTAAATCGTTTGCCGCAATGGGGGTCGGATTTTTATTTTTTTGGGCGTACATGAAAGAGCTTCCGACGGTTGCATTGTTCGGGCTGTGGGATCAGATGGCATGGTTTAAAGAGAAGGCGATTGTTTTGGCATCGGTGATGTTAATCGTCCTTTTTTTATTTGCGATGATAGATCTCTTTCTGACCCGAAAACACTATTTTGACAAACTCAAAATGTCGTTACAAGAGATTAAAGATGAGATGAAAAACATGGAAGGGGATCCGCACGTTAAGGCTAAAATCCGTCAAATACAGATGCAAGCGGCACGAAAGCGGATGATGTCGGCTATTCCCACTGCCGATGTGGTTATTACCAATCCGACCCACTATGCGGTTGCCATCAAATACGATGAGACGAAACATTTTGCTCCCGTGGTGGTAGCCAAAGGGGTTGATAACATTGCGATACAGATTAAAAAGATTGCACGTGAAAACGGTGTTCATGTCGTTCAAAATCCTCCACTCGCACGTTCACTCTATAAAGAGGTGGAGATTGACCATCCGATTCCTGAGTTAATGTTTGCTGCAGTGGCGGAAGTGTTGGCGTATGTTTATAAAATGGGTAAAAAGAAAAAGGAAAATGTGTGA
- the nadC gene encoding carboxylating nicotinate-nucleotide diphosphorylase, with the protein MIEQFIREVLAEDVGRGDLYARVSEAVPASAKIIAKSDGVFAGEEYLRVLAQMERFEIFWHKRDGERFLKGEVLLGLSGDSHTLLRIERTLLNMLLHASSIATLTSQYVDLVAPYGTKLLDTRKTRPLLRNFEKYATRIGGATNHRMGLDDALMLKDTHLKTITNLELFMEEARAKIPFTSKIEIEAETIEMAKKAMEVGADIVMCDNMSVEQLREVVEYKWEHHSGVLLEASGNITLETIESYAQTGVDAISTGSMVHQANWIDISMKMD; encoded by the coding sequence ATGATTGAGCAATTTATCCGTGAAGTGTTAGCCGAAGATGTGGGGCGTGGGGATTTGTATGCGCGGGTATCCGAAGCAGTTCCTGCGAGTGCAAAGATTATCGCGAAAAGTGATGGTGTTTTCGCGGGGGAAGAGTACTTGCGCGTGTTGGCGCAGATGGAGCGGTTTGAGATTTTTTGGCACAAACGTGATGGTGAACGGTTTCTCAAAGGGGAGGTGCTTTTAGGGCTTAGCGGGGATTCTCATACATTGTTACGTATCGAGAGAACGTTGCTCAATATGTTGCTCCATGCGAGTTCTATCGCGACATTGACCTCTCAATACGTCGATCTCGTCGCACCGTATGGGACAAAACTCCTCGATACTCGAAAGACCCGTCCGTTGTTACGAAATTTCGAGAAATACGCTACCCGTATCGGTGGAGCGACGAACCATCGGATGGGGTTGGATGATGCATTGATGCTCAAAGATACTCATCTCAAAACAATCACCAATCTCGAACTTTTTATGGAAGAGGCGCGTGCGAAAATACCGTTTACGTCGAAAATAGAGATAGAGGCTGAAACCATCGAGATGGCGAAAAAAGCGATGGAAGTGGGGGCGGATATCGTAATGTGCGACAATATGAGTGTGGAGCAGTTGCGAGAGGTGGTGGAGTACAAATGGGAACACCACAGCGGTGTGTTGCTTGAAGCGAGTGGAAACATAACATTAGAGACGATTGAGAGCTACGCACAAACAGGGGTGGACGCGATTAGTACGGGTTCGATGGTTCATCAAGCCAATTGGATTGATATTTCTATGAAAATGGACTAA
- the hsrA gene encoding homeostatic response regulator transcription factor HsrA has translation MRILIIEDEVTLNKTLAEGLKEFGYQSDVVETLKDGEYYLDIRNYDLILMDWMLPDGNSVDIIPDIKHNTPKTVVVVLSARDDNESEIEALRAGADDYIRKPFDFDVLIARIEARLRFGGSNIIEIDDLTINPEEEKIIYKEKEIELKGKPFEVLTHLARHRDQIVSKEQLLDAIWEEPELVTPNVIEVAINQIRQKMDKPLGITTIETVRRRGYRFCFPKEVN, from the coding sequence ATGCGTATTCTGATCATTGAAGATGAAGTAACCCTCAATAAAACCCTAGCAGAAGGGCTAAAAGAGTTCGGCTACCAAAGCGATGTCGTTGAGACACTAAAAGACGGTGAGTATTATCTCGATATCCGTAACTATGACCTAATTTTAATGGATTGGATGCTTCCTGATGGTAACAGCGTCGATATCATCCCTGATATCAAACACAACACTCCTAAAACAGTCGTTGTTGTACTTTCTGCACGTGATGATAATGAAAGTGAGATCGAAGCACTCCGTGCCGGTGCGGATGATTATATCCGTAAACCGTTCGATTTTGACGTATTGATCGCCCGTATCGAAGCACGTTTACGTTTTGGTGGTAGTAATATCATCGAAATTGATGATTTGACGATTAATCCTGAAGAGGAAAAAATCATCTATAAAGAAAAAGAGATTGAACTTAAAGGGAAACCTTTCGAAGTATTGACCCACCTTGCTCGTCACCGTGATCAAATCGTCTCTAAAGAACAACTTCTTGATGCTATCTGGGAAGAACCTGAATTGGTTACACCAAACGTTATTGAGGTTGCTATCAACCAAATCCGTCAAAAAATGGATAAACCACTCGGTATTACTACGATTGAAACCGTTCGTCGTCGCGGATACCGTTTTTGCTTCCCTAAAGAAGTAAATTAA
- a CDS encoding polynucleotide adenylyltransferase, with amino-acid sequence MKKQIYLVGGAVRDALLGREIKDKDYVAVGYGVDEFSHLRQVGKDFPVFLREDGSELALARVERKIGVGYNGFETDTADVTLHEDLMRRDLSINAIAYDEENGCYIDPFNGRDDIEKKMLRHTSDAFVEDPLRVLRLARFRATFGYEWSIHPSTKVLVYRMREELKHLQGDRVWKEIEKVLMLEDSHLFFETLFELGVLGYVFPSIYNLTTLKEGTKHHHESSLFVHAMMVLRELRNESPLLKLCAIYHDIAKPQCYREYGNGSGHEDKNRVEPLIDIQIPVKIKSRMLFIIDNHGKVSKLQQMRASKIATFFEQFKKDRVLLLELLCFNEGDNLGRITDNPKVPLDKEMILKIFDGIASYSPKNWMSEQEENPKGSTIAQHVHKYNIGVVTEMMNKHILVKSL; translated from the coding sequence ATGAAAAAACAAATTTATCTTGTCGGTGGGGCGGTTCGTGATGCTTTGCTTGGGCGGGAGATAAAAGACAAAGACTATGTTGCGGTCGGTTATGGTGTGGATGAGTTTTCGCATCTCAGACAAGTGGGGAAAGATTTTCCTGTTTTTCTCAGAGAGGATGGCTCAGAATTGGCACTGGCAAGGGTTGAGCGTAAAATAGGGGTGGGGTACAACGGTTTTGAAACCGATACTGCCGATGTAACCTTGCACGAAGATTTGATGCGACGGGATTTGAGCATCAATGCGATAGCCTATGATGAAGAGAATGGGTGCTATATCGACCCTTTTAATGGGAGAGATGATATAGAAAAAAAGATGTTACGCCACACTTCCGATGCTTTTGTCGAAGACCCTCTGCGGGTGCTCCGTTTGGCGAGATTTCGGGCGACGTTTGGCTATGAATGGAGTATCCACCCCTCTACGAAAGTGTTAGTGTACCGTATGCGAGAGGAGCTAAAACACCTACAAGGTGATCGGGTTTGGAAGGAGATCGAAAAGGTACTGATGCTGGAAGATTCCCATCTTTTTTTTGAGACGTTGTTTGAACTGGGGGTTTTGGGGTATGTATTCCCCTCTATTTATAACCTAACAACGCTCAAAGAGGGGACGAAGCATCACCACGAATCATCTCTTTTTGTCCATGCGATGATGGTGCTTCGGGAGTTACGAAATGAGTCACCTCTCTTAAAACTGTGTGCGATTTATCATGATATCGCAAAACCGCAGTGCTACCGCGAATACGGTAACGGTTCAGGTCATGAGGATAAAAATCGGGTGGAGCCGTTAATCGATATTCAGATTCCGGTCAAAATCAAGAGTCGTATGCTCTTTATCATCGATAATCATGGGAAAGTTTCGAAACTTCAGCAGATGCGGGCGAGTAAAATAGCGACGTTTTTTGAGCAATTTAAAAAAGATAGAGTGTTATTGCTGGAGTTGCTTTGCTTTAACGAGGGGGATAATCTGGGTCGTATCACGGATAATCCCAAAGTGCCGCTCGATAAGGAAATGATTTTAAAGATTTTCGATGGTATCGCCTCATATAGTCCGAAAAACTGGATGAGTGAGCAAGAAGAGAATCCCAAAGGGAGCACGATTGCCCAACATGTCCATAAATATAATATTGGTGTTGTAACCGAAATGATGAATAAACATATCTTGGTGAAGTCACTATAA
- a CDS encoding cache domain-containing protein has protein sequence MNHWYRFLADKKTIAGFFLFIALILGGVLLYLEQKVTSQTLERLSDQLSLALNNQLEKERSTALRYALILSQNTALSDALEQEDEDKGFKILSEVMESIKLHTDILIRSQIITSDYVIFARSWDNSYAGMPLDYHRPDLLYFQTHKNPRSAIEVGRKLGVKATVPVYQEKNMLGFVEVVSFFETTQEYFDRLGIKMYVLMDSRFYETAVFMQENPAIGKEYILANPKYTQSDLKLLNGVNFKTLKASRVIFSGGQYLFYEPMKNGEGETIGAFIFSLSPKQISTYAHSDEEDISFLIHLSRNELYDVMAKKTSGKGQFQSIYDKDLLYLKDTVASEDREIYLQEAHDRLNAYSKEELIGILLDYKVTKEIKGEIR, from the coding sequence ATGAATCATTGGTACCGCTTTTTAGCCGATAAAAAGACGATTGCTGGGTTTTTTCTCTTTATTGCGTTGATTTTAGGAGGGGTGTTGCTCTATTTGGAGCAAAAAGTCACCTCTCAAACACTGGAGCGTTTAAGCGATCAGCTCTCATTAGCCCTGAACAATCAGCTCGAAAAAGAGCGCTCTACCGCATTGCGTTATGCATTGATCCTTTCGCAAAATACGGCACTGAGTGATGCATTGGAGCAAGAAGATGAGGATAAAGGGTTTAAAATTCTCTCAGAAGTGATGGAGTCGATTAAACTTCATACCGATATCTTGATTCGGTCTCAAATTATCACGTCGGACTATGTCATTTTTGCTCGTAGCTGGGATAACTCGTATGCAGGGATGCCGCTCGATTATCATCGCCCCGATTTGCTCTATTTTCAAACCCATAAAAACCCCCGTTCCGCTATCGAAGTGGGACGAAAACTGGGGGTAAAAGCGACGGTTCCGGTGTATCAAGAGAAAAATATGCTCGGTTTTGTCGAAGTGGTCTCTTTTTTTGAAACGACGCAAGAGTATTTTGACCGTTTAGGGATAAAGATGTATGTTCTGATGGACTCACGGTTTTATGAAACAGCCGTTTTTATGCAAGAAAATCCTGCTATCGGGAAAGAGTATATTCTAGCAAATCCCAAATATACCCAAAGCGATTTAAAACTTTTAAACGGAGTTAATTTTAAAACACTAAAAGCCTCCCGTGTTATTTTCAGCGGAGGGCAATATCTCTTTTATGAGCCGATGAAAAACGGTGAAGGGGAGACGATAGGGGCGTTTATTTTTTCCCTTTCGCCGAAACAGATCAGTACCTATGCCCACTCTGATGAAGAGGATATTTCGTTTTTAATCCATCTCTCCCGTAATGAACTGTATGATGTTATGGCAAAAAAAACGTCAGGTAAAGGGCAGTTTCAAAGTATCTACGATAAAGATCTTCTTTATCTCAAAGATACGGTTGCTTCTGAAGATCGGGAGATATATCTCCAAGAAGCGCATGATCGGCTCAACGCGTATTCTAAAGAAGAACTGATTGGGATACTGTTGGATTATAAAGTGACCAAAGAGATAAAAGGGGAAATCCGATGA
- the plsY gene encoding glycerol-3-phosphate 1-O-acyltransferase PlsY has translation MDLFFNHNVQMYLVAYLLGGIPFGLLLAKMFAGVNIKESGSGSIGATNVLRVVKETNPSLAKKLGAATLALDALKGILVVLAAKYFGFDESVQWLVAVLAVLGHCFSPYMWFEGGKGVATGMGVMAVMLPIQTAIALVVWAIAAKTIRISSLSSMLGLLALIIASFVMQPELFHAPVLFISFIIFYKHIPNFVRLFKGEEKRVA, from the coding sequence ATGGATTTATTCTTCAACCACAACGTACAAATGTATCTCGTAGCGTATCTTTTAGGGGGAATCCCCTTTGGTCTTCTGTTGGCAAAAATGTTTGCAGGTGTCAATATCAAAGAATCGGGTTCAGGGAGTATCGGAGCAACCAATGTTTTACGTGTTGTCAAAGAGACTAACCCCTCTCTCGCCAAAAAATTGGGAGCCGCAACCTTAGCACTCGATGCTCTCAAAGGAATTTTGGTAGTTCTCGCCGCTAAATATTTTGGATTCGATGAGAGTGTCCAATGGCTCGTTGCGGTTCTCGCCGTTTTAGGTCACTGCTTTAGCCCTTATATGTGGTTTGAAGGGGGTAAAGGGGTGGCAACAGGTATGGGCGTTATGGCGGTTATGCTCCCCATCCAGACAGCAATCGCCTTGGTTGTATGGGCAATTGCGGCAAAAACTATCCGCATTTCATCATTGTCGTCGATGCTCGGTCTTCTTGCACTTATCATCGCCTCATTCGTAATGCAACCTGAACTGTTTCACGCTCCAGTTCTTTTTATCTCTTTTATTATCTTTTACAAACACATTCCCAATTTCGTCCGCTTATTTAAAGGGGAAGAGAAACGGGTAGCATGA
- a CDS encoding response regulator transcription factor, translating to MKVLLLEDEYMLRVSITEFLEELGLEVIGFSNGEKAFDAIYETHFDLFLLDVNVPGMNGFELLRTLRKEGNKTPAIFLTSMVNVSDLQEGYKSGCCDYIRKPFDLTELQIRIMHALKSFYHDGENKIDFGSNLIYDTEHFTLTHEGESIALSKTEKEIFTVLLKHTNQVVSVEMFQDEIWGEYVDPANIRVQINNLRKKLPIEIIQNRRGLGYIIER from the coding sequence ATGAAAGTGCTGTTGCTCGAAGATGAATACATGCTCCGTGTAAGCATCACTGAATTTTTAGAAGAGTTAGGGTTGGAAGTTATCGGATTTTCAAACGGTGAGAAGGCATTTGATGCCATTTATGAGACCCATTTTGATTTGTTTCTCCTCGATGTCAACGTTCCAGGGATGAATGGATTTGAGTTATTACGTACCTTACGAAAAGAGGGGAATAAAACTCCCGCTATATTTCTCACGTCGATGGTCAATGTATCCGATTTGCAAGAGGGGTATAAATCGGGGTGTTGTGATTATATCCGCAAACCGTTCGATCTCACTGAGTTACAGATACGGATTATGCATGCATTGAAAAGTTTTTATCATGATGGGGAAAATAAAATCGATTTTGGTTCAAATTTGATCTATGACACGGAACATTTTACATTGACTCATGAGGGGGAGAGTATTGCTCTCTCTAAAACTGAAAAAGAGATTTTTACAGTGTTACTTAAACATACGAACCAAGTAGTATCAGTAGAGATGTTCCAAGATGAGATTTGGGGCGAATACGTCGATCCTGCTAATATCCGTGTTCAGATCAATAATCTGCGTAAAAAACTCCCCATTGAGATCATCCAAAATCGACGCGGGTTAGGATACATCATTGAACGATAA
- a CDS encoding dihydroneopterin aldolase, whose amino-acid sequence MKILIENLTFESIIGILDHERTTPQTVQVDCTIDYHYSLNYFINYADVVHLIQTTMDKEKFELIEEALESLSKILKDAFPRIHTLELTIRKPNILPNCTVGVSYSKQFIHNNPL is encoded by the coding sequence ATGAAAATTTTAATCGAGAATCTCACCTTTGAGTCAATTATCGGGATTCTTGATCATGAACGTACAACCCCTCAAACCGTACAGGTTGATTGTACAATCGATTACCATTACTCTTTGAACTACTTTATCAACTATGCCGATGTTGTACACCTCATTCAAACCACTATGGATAAAGAAAAATTTGAGTTGATCGAAGAGGCATTGGAATCTCTCTCCAAAATCCTCAAAGATGCTTTTCCCCGTATTCATACACTCGAATTAACCATTCGTAAACCCAATATTCTTCCAAATTGCACGGTAGGCGTTTCCTATAGTAAACAATTTATTCACAATAATCCATTATAA